The Fortiea contorta PCC 7126 genome has a segment encoding these proteins:
- a CDS encoding ThiF family adenylyltransferase: protein MNKPIEFRIDQPLYQKLHQHLFPGDGDEHGAVIAAGIVETPRGIRLLAREVFLAQDGIDYVPGTRGYRALTAKFVAEISGYCAEQNLCYFAVHCHGGTDQVCFSADDMASHERGYPALLDITRGGPVGALVFAKNAVAGDIWTPSGRFQLDHMTIIGPHIRNLYPSPRPRPRPSDPMYDRHARLFGDVGQQIFANLKVGIIGLGGGGSLINEWLSRLGVGHIVAIDFDRIELTNRPRIVGTTPWDAMTWLVKQPIPWLQKLGKRLAPYKVNVARRVAKQANPSIRYDAVVGNIVDEAIAHLLVDADFLFLAADSMQSRLVFNALVHQYLIPGIQIGAKVSVNKQTKQVSDIFTATRPVLPYAYGGCLHCHELIPAARLQQEALSEQERRTQRYVDDEDIAQPSVIALNVKSAEQAVNDFMMMFTGLYQPEVQLCHQLRFARERSIINVEPRANDYCLDCSSSSRSRRARGDRYRLPCRMPNG, encoded by the coding sequence ATGAACAAACCTATTGAGTTCAGAATCGATCAGCCACTTTACCAAAAGCTTCATCAGCATCTTTTCCCTGGTGATGGTGATGAACATGGCGCGGTAATTGCAGCAGGTATTGTAGAAACTCCTCGTGGTATCCGCCTGCTGGCGCGTGAAGTTTTTCTAGCGCAAGACGGGATTGATTATGTACCTGGAACTCGCGGCTACCGTGCTTTAACTGCAAAGTTTGTAGCTGAAATATCAGGTTACTGTGCAGAACAGAACCTCTGCTACTTCGCCGTACACTGTCATGGCGGTACAGACCAAGTTTGTTTCTCAGCTGATGATATGGCATCTCATGAACGAGGGTATCCAGCATTGCTTGATATTACTCGTGGCGGCCCAGTGGGGGCATTAGTGTTTGCCAAAAATGCCGTAGCTGGAGATATCTGGACTCCCTCTGGTCGCTTTCAACTCGACCACATGACAATTATCGGCCCACACATCCGCAATCTCTATCCTTCTCCCCGACCTCGACCAAGACCTTCAGACCCAATGTACGATCGCCACGCACGATTATTTGGTGATGTGGGACAACAAATTTTCGCCAATTTAAAGGTAGGAATCATCGGACTTGGCGGGGGAGGTTCGTTGATCAATGAATGGTTGTCCCGCTTGGGAGTTGGGCATATTGTCGCCATCGACTTTGACCGTATTGAATTAACCAATCGACCTCGGATTGTTGGCACAACTCCTTGGGATGCAATGACTTGGTTAGTTAAACAGCCCATCCCTTGGTTGCAAAAATTAGGTAAGCGATTGGCTCCTTATAAAGTCAATGTTGCACGTCGGGTTGCCAAACAAGCTAATCCCTCCATCCGCTATGATGCAGTCGTGGGAAATATTGTCGATGAAGCGATCGCTCATTTACTAGTAGATGCCGATTTCTTGTTCTTGGCAGCAGACTCGATGCAAAGCCGTCTAGTTTTTAATGCGCTGGTGCATCAGTACCTGATTCCAGGGATTCAGATTGGTGCTAAGGTTTCTGTCAATAAGCAAACAAAGCAGGTTAGCGATATTTTCACTGCTACTCGACCCGTACTTCCTTACGCTTACGGTGGTTGCCTGCACTGCCATGAATTGATTCCGGCTGCTAGGTTACAACAAGAAGCATTAAGTGAACAAGAGCGTCGAACTCAGCGTTATGTTGATGATGAAGATATCGCTCAACCGAGCGTTATTGCACTCAATGTTAAGTCTGCCGAGCAAGCCGTGAACGATTTTATGATGATGTTCACAGGGCTATATCAACCAGAAGTCCAATTGTGCCACCAATTAAGGTTTGCACGGGAACGCAGCATTATCAATGTGGAGCCGCGTGCTAACGATTATTGCTTGGATTGTAGCAGTAGTTCCAGGAGTCGTCGCGCCAGGGGCGATCGCTATCGTCTCCCCTGCCGAATGCCAAATGGGTAG
- a CDS encoding DUF1156 domain-containing protein yields the protein MPNPTPNRPAVFIEKMMPVQLLNEQVNFEHGGNPFKGLHRWYSRKPLSFSRASVLASLLPADITMQEFEYLLGLVPGKEVKLYKTPPNSVQIKKVQDYCEKVWGTRTPTVLDAFAGGGSIPFEAARYGLNVLASDLNPVAVVTMKAAMEYPLKFGPDLQQDIDKWVKWVGDEAEKRLAEFFPSLPGETVQNYLWAHTVVCPSCESVVPLSPNWWLSRTSNYAGKGQARKITSDWYAVKPIPNPENKRVDFELVKGRKGKGTTIETDHGEYDPDTTTTISRGVGRCPNCNSVIQDETIKAQSQSSRLGHQFYAVAYRKGSGLLEFRTPTAIDYEGVQKAELFLLNKRNDWELAGFMPTQEIPENTHRGPDMYLYGIRKWYEMFHTRQLLTVVTYVEIINEAKALIKSEYVSDKAEAIVTYLSLVLNRCVDKNSRLTHWDGSALKVQPASAQHSLNVFWNYPESSGSCRLWKSCSDCADDYFKLCSIFGTKLGSIGIPVFKETETKSIRIDLASVDNLTYISDNSVDVIVTDPPYYDSIRYGEISDFFYVWLRSNLLSIFPELFFNELTDKDREAIANPGRFRNMGVSPEELANQDYEAKMAMAFAEYHRVLRDDGLMTVQFNHKDSGAWDVLAKSLIDAGFEITASWAVSTENPQNLHQAQKNAVSSTVLLVCRKRDPNAQQAWWDDVRIDVRNIVFEKAPDIEKSLTADSRPAADRVADPHRRVKPPGIDLCLTAYGCALSVFTRYSSILDSAGNPVEPKAAFEEVRQAIVEYRLQNLLEGKDFNGIDPLTQWYLLAWDTFEAREFPFDEARQLALAVGGFDVSDLVKKHKLLDSGSGSCKLLTPEQRLKKRAFSVIDTEFSARYLVDGLHAIITLYQEEGNTEPVRRFLKNTGLVSNDLFMRTFEVTLKVIPRITDEKKRIPEEKALLDLWLAMDEIKAKVSYVQTELPLNQGGQISLNLEFD from the coding sequence ATGCCCAACCCCACCCCTAACCGCCCCGCTGTATTCATCGAAAAAATGATGCCCGTACAACTGCTGAATGAGCAAGTTAATTTTGAACACGGGGGAAATCCATTTAAAGGTTTACATCGCTGGTATTCGCGTAAGCCATTGTCATTTAGTCGCGCCAGTGTGTTGGCTTCTTTATTACCAGCAGATATCACAATGCAAGAGTTTGAATATTTGCTGGGGTTAGTACCAGGGAAGGAGGTAAAACTATATAAAACGCCGCCAAATTCTGTGCAGATTAAGAAGGTGCAGGATTATTGTGAGAAGGTTTGGGGAACTCGCACACCAACTGTATTAGATGCGTTTGCAGGTGGTGGGAGTATCCCGTTTGAAGCGGCGAGATATGGGTTAAATGTGCTGGCTTCTGATTTAAACCCTGTGGCGGTAGTGACGATGAAGGCGGCGATGGAATATCCGCTAAAGTTTGGCCCAGATTTGCAGCAGGATATTGATAAATGGGTGAAGTGGGTAGGGGATGAAGCTGAGAAAAGATTAGCTGAGTTTTTCCCTTCTTTACCTGGAGAAACTGTGCAGAATTATTTATGGGCGCATACGGTTGTTTGTCCGAGTTGCGAGTCTGTTGTTCCGTTGAGTCCAAATTGGTGGTTAAGTCGTACTAGCAATTATGCAGGCAAAGGACAAGCTAGGAAAATTACAAGTGATTGGTATGCTGTAAAGCCAATTCCTAATCCTGAAAATAAGCGAGTTGATTTTGAATTGGTTAAGGGTAGGAAGGGAAAGGGGACAACTATTGAAACAGATCATGGAGAGTATGATCCGGATACTACAACAACTATTAGCAGAGGTGTAGGCAGATGTCCTAATTGTAATAGTGTAATTCAAGATGAAACGATAAAAGCTCAATCTCAATCATCTAGGTTAGGACATCAATTTTATGCAGTTGCTTATAGAAAAGGAAGTGGTTTACTAGAATTTAGAACGCCTACGGCAATAGATTATGAAGGTGTTCAAAAAGCAGAGTTATTTTTGCTTAATAAGAGAAATGATTGGGAATTAGCCGGGTTTATGCCAACTCAGGAAATTCCTGAAAATACCCACAGAGGGCCGGATATGTACCTCTATGGTATTCGTAAATGGTATGAAATGTTTCATACTCGTCAGCTTTTAACTGTTGTGACTTATGTAGAAATTATCAATGAGGCTAAGGCATTAATTAAGTCTGAATATGTGTCTGACAAAGCAGAAGCTATTGTAACTTATTTATCTTTAGTATTAAACAGATGCGTTGATAAAAATTCTAGATTAACTCATTGGGATGGTAGTGCATTAAAAGTTCAACCTGCAAGCGCTCAACATTCTTTAAATGTATTTTGGAATTATCCAGAATCAAGTGGCTCTTGCAGGTTATGGAAATCTTGTTCTGATTGTGCAGATGATTACTTTAAACTTTGTTCTATTTTTGGGACTAAATTAGGTTCAATAGGTATCCCAGTATTTAAAGAAACCGAGACAAAATCCATCAGAATAGACTTAGCATCAGTCGATAACTTAACTTACATTTCTGATAACTCTGTAGATGTCATAGTTACAGACCCACCCTACTATGATTCTATTCGTTATGGTGAAATTTCAGACTTTTTTTATGTATGGCTTCGATCAAATCTATTAAGTATCTTTCCTGAATTATTCTTTAACGAACTAACTGACAAAGACAGAGAAGCGATCGCAAATCCTGGACGGTTCCGTAACATGGGAGTATCTCCAGAAGAACTCGCCAACCAAGACTATGAAGCAAAAATGGCGATGGCGTTCGCCGAATACCATCGAGTCCTCCGCGACGACGGCCTGATGACAGTACAATTCAACCACAAAGACTCCGGCGCGTGGGATGTCTTAGCAAAATCCCTCATCGATGCTGGTTTCGAGATTACCGCATCTTGGGCTGTCAGCACCGAAAACCCGCAAAACTTGCACCAAGCGCAGAAAAACGCAGTTTCCAGCACCGTGCTTTTAGTATGCCGCAAACGCGACCCTAACGCCCAACAAGCTTGGTGGGATGACGTGCGTATCGACGTGCGAAATATCGTCTTTGAAAAAGCACCGGATATTGAAAAATCACTCACAGCAGATTCCCGCCCCGCAGCTGATAGAGTCGCAGATCCTCACCGCCGCGTTAAACCTCCCGGTATTGACTTGTGCTTAACTGCTTACGGTTGTGCTTTAAGCGTATTTACCCGCTACAGTTCCATCCTCGACAGTGCAGGTAATCCCGTTGAACCCAAAGCTGCATTTGAAGAAGTACGCCAAGCAATTGTTGAGTACCGTTTACAAAATTTATTAGAAGGTAAAGACTTCAACGGTATCGACCCCTTAACCCAATGGTACCTGCTAGCATGGGATACCTTTGAAGCGCGAGAATTCCCCTTTGATGAAGCTAGACAACTGGCTTTAGCAGTCGGCGGTTTTGATGTTTCTGATTTGGTAAAAAAACATAAACTACTCGATTCTGGAAGCGGTTCTTGTAAATTACTCACCCCAGAACAACGCCTGAAAAAACGCGCCTTCTCCGTCATCGATACTGAATTTTCTGCCAGATATTTAGTAGATGGACTCCACGCAATTATCACCCTTTACCAAGAAGAAGGAAATACAGAACCAGTACGCAGATTTTTGAAAAACACAGGCTTAGTCAGCAACGATTTATTCATGCGGACATTTGAAGTCACATTGAAAGTCATTCCCCGCATTACTGATGAAAAGAAACGCATCCCCGAAGAAAAAGCCTTATTAGATTTGTGGTTAGCTATGGATGAAATTAAAGCCAAAGTCTCCTACGTGCAGACTGAGTTACCCTTAAATCAAGGGGGACAAATTAGCTTGAATTTGGAATTTGATTAA
- a CDS encoding E2/UBC family protein — MTPEIEQAIAEIQIAFPGHCVEVEAEAQGGANVIVHNLMIGEQYVPSTSWVGFAISFQYPYADVYPHYIDAGLRRVNGLVQGAGFSANTWRNQQVIQVSRRSNRWNAAIDTAATKLTKVLTWLRSQ; from the coding sequence ATGACACCTGAAATTGAGCAGGCGATCGCAGAAATTCAGATCGCCTTTCCTGGGCATTGTGTCGAAGTGGAAGCTGAGGCGCAGGGTGGCGCAAACGTCATTGTCCATAATTTAATGATTGGCGAACAGTACGTACCTTCTACTAGCTGGGTAGGTTTTGCAATTTCCTTTCAGTATCCCTATGCAGATGTCTACCCGCACTATATAGATGCAGGGTTGCGTCGAGTTAATGGTTTAGTCCAAGGTGCTGGATTCTCTGCTAATACTTGGCGAAATCAGCAGGTAATCCAAGTGTCGCGGCGTTCCAACCGATGGAATGCTGCCATCGACACAGCTGCAACTAAGTTAACTAAGGTTCTTACATGGTTGAGAAGCCAATGA
- a CDS encoding multiubiquitin domain-containing protein, with protein MQIESQQDAELLAKKPKTITVTVNERPVTFSEHKATGLEIKQAAIKQGVAIQEDFVLFEVKGNSPLKQVGDCETVTLHEGQKFRATAPDDNS; from the coding sequence ATGCAGATTGAATCTCAGCAAGACGCAGAATTATTGGCGAAAAAACCCAAAACAATCACTGTTACTGTCAACGAACGCCCTGTAACCTTCTCAGAGCATAAGGCTACAGGCTTAGAGATTAAACAGGCTGCGATTAAGCAGGGTGTAGCGATTCAGGAAGATTTCGTGCTGTTTGAGGTTAAAGGTAATTCTCCTCTCAAGCAAGTTGGCGACTGCGAAACCGTTACCCTGCACGAGGGGCAAAAGTTCCGCGCCACCGCACCTGATGACAACTCATAG
- a CDS encoding DUF7680 family protein, whose translation MQEFQLRVVPTDNNNFALELYQCAYKKAGEKKRPSAKRIGRLKGNALIQVKQAIYDCLKANNYDPKTLSHNRQTPYILNEESGINLALLFQTLQPLSKLERIANIAQGIRAMSYEESHYWFAKISNGKRNQALKAIRVLLGD comes from the coding sequence ATGCAAGAGTTTCAATTGCGAGTAGTTCCCACGGATAACAATAACTTTGCCCTAGAGTTGTATCAATGTGCTTATAAGAAAGCCGGCGAAAAAAAGCGTCCTTCCGCAAAACGGATTGGGCGGCTCAAGGGCAATGCTTTAATTCAGGTAAAACAGGCAATTTATGATTGTTTGAAAGCGAATAATTACGACCCCAAAACGTTAAGTCATAATCGCCAAACTCCCTATATTTTGAATGAAGAATCAGGGATAAATTTGGCGTTGCTGTTTCAAACTTTGCAACCGCTTTCTAAATTGGAGCGCATCGCTAATATTGCTCAAGGGATTAGAGCTATGAGTTATGAAGAATCGCACTACTGGTTTGCCAAAATTAGTAATGGTAAACGTAATCAGGCTTTGAAAGCGATTCGAGTATTGCTTGGTGATTAG
- a CDS encoding ATP-binding protein: protein MLPSVFKTCIPREEILAGELSPELFAAKLRLVVEGKAPQVYQDPTAFFANTFATDGLKTLISEVFGRLVGAAVGSPIIRLETSFGGGKTHDEIALWHIAKNGREISGLDRFADLNLIPDRPIQAAAIACQDLDPVNGVYHADTGVTTYTLWGEIAYQIGGVAGYSLLKGSDEQRVSPGTVVLERIMQGEPTVVILDEIARYLRAAKATIVGNSDLAEQVVAFLFSLMDLAAACNNLVFVYTLASSSDSFGEETTEIREAISATARQERILKPSTDIEIYNIVKQRVFSNIQADAAANAAREYLQSYKASRINLPDGCKDARYAESIEQSYPFHPELFNLLTKKIASIPNFQRTRGALRLFARVIRHLWDDTTTWIPLIHSHHIPVGIEEEITSDLTARLERPLMRIAIQADIYNPTGREAHAQLQDAEWKAAGKPPFSTWVARTIFLHSINQGTAAGIRRAELNLSLLTPGLEIGFVDTALERLSEVAWYLENDPITTLARFKEEPSINKIIAEEKAQIGISEAKEDLRNRRDTIFADKFFKLVSAPESPADVDDAPDSIALCLIDFNEATISATTEGPPQIVERIFNDTGESGKFRTFRNRLLFLVANRQELERAIDNAREFRAIQNILNSPNRLQDLSENQQKQLKDKKGALDLGVRVSLTNAYRHLFYPANDSVKAPKGLMHYPLSAQDASDVKGKNNQQDVILKALKDCQKIRADEAPSYAPAYILQKVWPSGLTYWTTKALKEAFAKDLGLNILLDAELSKLRDSIRQGLQNGNWDMKVGEKLYIKTDDGKITVPDSIEFSERMVLYRRGILEPPKPREIELNAQIMPSTDTLKPVRVRWKAAGALTIQLYQDGNLTGGQFRPSDEYETAIAKTTTFKIVADYGNGEVEERETLAKILVYGTGTPSTPSAGEDGNGSWDDLSLFKAKPEEFDLEGTLDRVFNELGDFIQDNGVQGIESLEVSVAQVMDYRKLMTAFPMLMKLPLEIDQTVTVTMGEQFTRLEYQGPYKGFQSFQGPVNTLLSSADVKADVSLKLIFKFSSPVQPNGAEISNIKQALNRNPVDRLNLTAKVTY from the coding sequence ATGCTTCCGTCAGTATTCAAAACTTGCATTCCCAGAGAAGAAATTTTAGCAGGGGAACTCTCTCCCGAATTATTCGCCGCCAAATTGCGACTGGTTGTGGAAGGGAAAGCACCCCAGGTATACCAAGACCCAACAGCATTTTTCGCCAATACTTTTGCTACTGACGGTTTAAAAACATTAATTTCTGAAGTTTTTGGACGGTTGGTTGGTGCTGCTGTCGGTTCTCCGATTATCCGGCTAGAAACCAGCTTTGGTGGTGGTAAAACCCACGACGAAATTGCATTGTGGCACATTGCCAAAAATGGACGAGAGATTTCTGGACTAGACCGTTTTGCTGACCTGAATTTAATTCCAGACCGACCGATTCAAGCAGCTGCGATCGCCTGTCAAGACCTCGACCCTGTTAACGGCGTTTATCATGCCGATACTGGTGTTACCACATACACCCTTTGGGGAGAAATTGCCTATCAAATTGGCGGTGTAGCCGGCTACAGCTTACTTAAAGGTTCTGACGAACAGCGAGTTAGTCCTGGAACAGTGGTTTTAGAACGGATCATGCAAGGAGAACCCACTGTAGTTATCTTGGATGAAATCGCCAGATATTTGCGAGCAGCCAAAGCCACCATAGTTGGTAACAGTGACTTAGCAGAACAAGTTGTGGCGTTTTTATTCTCCTTAATGGACTTAGCCGCAGCTTGTAATAACTTAGTGTTTGTCTATACCTTGGCTTCCTCTAGCGACAGTTTTGGGGAAGAAACCACAGAAATCCGTGAAGCAATTTCTGCTACTGCCCGTCAAGAACGCATCCTCAAACCTAGCACCGATATTGAAATTTATAATATCGTCAAACAACGGGTATTCAGCAATATTCAAGCCGATGCTGCCGCTAATGCTGCCAGAGAATATTTACAAAGTTATAAAGCCAGCCGCATTAACTTACCGGATGGTTGTAAAGATGCACGCTATGCGGAAAGTATCGAGCAGAGTTATCCCTTCCACCCCGAATTATTTAACCTGCTAACTAAAAAAATTGCTTCCATTCCCAACTTCCAACGCACTAGAGGTGCTTTGCGGTTATTTGCTAGAGTTATACGTCATCTGTGGGACGATACTACTACCTGGATACCGCTAATTCATTCTCACCACATCCCCGTAGGTATTGAAGAAGAAATTACCAGCGATTTAACTGCCCGTTTAGAACGTCCCTTGATGCGTATAGCTATTCAAGCAGACATTTATAACCCAACTGGGAGAGAAGCACATGCCCAGTTACAAGATGCAGAATGGAAAGCTGCTGGTAAACCTCCCTTTTCCACCTGGGTAGCACGTACCATTTTTTTACATTCCATCAACCAAGGTACAGCCGCCGGTATTCGTCGGGCTGAATTAAATTTATCTTTGCTCACACCGGGGCTAGAAATTGGTTTTGTTGATACCGCTTTAGAAAGGCTGAGTGAAGTTGCTTGGTACTTAGAAAACGATCCAATAACAACTCTGGCTCGTTTCAAGGAAGAACCATCAATTAATAAAATTATTGCTGAGGAAAAAGCCCAAATTGGAATTAGTGAAGCGAAAGAAGATTTGCGAAATCGCCGTGATACAATTTTTGCTGATAAATTCTTCAAACTAGTTTCTGCACCCGAATCACCCGCAGATGTTGATGATGCGCCGGATAGCATTGCGTTGTGTTTAATTGACTTTAACGAAGCGACTATTTCTGCAACTACCGAAGGGCCACCGCAAATTGTAGAGAGAATTTTTAATGACACAGGAGAGTCAGGTAAATTTCGTACATTTAGAAATCGCTTGTTATTCTTAGTCGCCAATAGACAAGAATTAGAACGAGCAATTGACAATGCGAGGGAGTTTCGGGCGATTCAAAATATTCTTAATTCTCCTAACCGCTTGCAAGATTTATCAGAAAATCAGCAGAAACAACTTAAAGATAAAAAAGGTGCTTTGGATTTAGGTGTAAGAGTATCTTTAACTAATGCTTATCGCCATTTATTTTACCCAGCTAATGATTCGGTAAAAGCGCCCAAGGGGTTGATGCACTATCCTTTATCTGCACAGGATGCTAGTGATGTCAAGGGTAAAAATAATCAACAAGATGTGATTTTAAAAGCACTGAAAGATTGTCAAAAAATTCGTGCTGATGAAGCACCATCTTACGCCCCAGCTTACATTTTGCAGAAGGTATGGCCATCTGGGTTAACCTATTGGACAACCAAAGCACTGAAAGAAGCTTTCGCCAAAGACTTGGGTTTAAATATACTCCTCGATGCTGAACTCTCAAAGCTGCGAGATAGCATCCGCCAGGGTTTGCAGAATGGCAATTGGGATATGAAAGTCGGAGAAAAGCTGTATATTAAAACCGATGACGGTAAAATTACCGTGCCTGACTCCATTGAATTTTCGGAACGGATGGTACTTTACCGCCGGGGAATTCTCGAACCGCCGAAACCGCGAGAAATTGAACTGAATGCCCAAATAATGCCTAGTACCGATACGCTTAAACCTGTGCGGGTGCGGTGGAAAGCAGCAGGCGCATTGACAATACAGCTTTATCAGGATGGAAATTTGACAGGGGGACAGTTTCGTCCTAGTGATGAGTACGAAACAGCGATCGCTAAAACCACAACTTTCAAAATCGTAGCTGATTACGGCAATGGCGAAGTAGAGGAGAGGGAAACCCTAGCGAAGATATTAGTTTATGGCACTGGAACGCCCAGCACACCAAGCGCGGGCGAAGATGGAAACGGTTCTTGGGATGATCTATCTCTATTTAAAGCCAAACCGGAAGAATTTGACTTGGAGGGGACACTTGACAGGGTATTTAATGAACTAGGCGATTTTATCCAGGACAATGGAGTTCAAGGTATTGAGTCCCTGGAAGTTTCCGTTGCACAAGTGATGGACTACCGCAAGTTGATGACGGCTTTCCCGATGTTGATGAAGCTGCCTTTGGAAATTGACCAAACGGTAACTGTTACTATGGGTGAACAGTTTACACGCTTAGAGTATCAAGGGCCATACAAAGGATTTCAGAGTTTTCAGGGGCCTGTCAACACCTTACTCAGTAGCGCGGATGTAAAAGCTGATGTGTCCCTAAAGCTAATATTTAAATTTTCATCTCCAGTACAACCAAACGGCGCAGAAATCAGTAATATCAAACAAGCCCTAAATCGGAACCCGGTTGATAGGCTGAATTTGACGGCGAAAGTAACGTACTGA
- a CDS encoding ImmA/IrrE family metallo-endopeptidase, producing the protein MNYAELGRRIRLAREEASLSQDTVAQHLELPRSAVSLIESGKRKVDSLELERFSRLVGKSILFFFDEEYRVVEASNFEEDDPTQILFSANQVVDISPDKEQIERFRQFHRNFGDLARKLNRFSEPYSSEPLYNVFKPTPAAAKWMAAQERARLGIPISSPIRDMWGILESEGVRVMAWNLVTPKLGGCFIFSHFLGSFVLVKRNLGDYSTNKLNFVLAHEYCHHLIHRQQKGITCDPNGHYRKPEEYFAQWFAANFLMPEEAIVPRLTTYLENYNGEITAEIVMHLALDFGVSYQAMLYRMADKKVELIEKSVYQQLSQEKPKQLLAKIGRSVPRLEKVNQFPDEYTEMAFEAYRLGQISLGKLAELLECSIEEAKSQLKARDIPLDMGVDSDSELLSDIENA; encoded by the coding sequence ATGAATTACGCAGAACTAGGCCGCCGAATTCGCCTTGCTAGGGAAGAGGCTTCACTGTCTCAAGATACTGTGGCACAGCATCTTGAACTGCCGCGTTCTGCTGTGTCTTTGATTGAAAGTGGCAAACGCAAGGTAGACAGTTTGGAACTCGAACGGTTTTCCCGTTTAGTTGGCAAGAGTATTCTGTTTTTCTTTGATGAAGAGTACAGAGTAGTAGAGGCAAGTAATTTTGAGGAGGATGACCCAACTCAAATCCTTTTCAGCGCCAACCAAGTTGTTGACATATCGCCAGATAAAGAGCAAATTGAGCGCTTTCGTCAGTTTCACCGCAACTTTGGGGATTTAGCTCGAAAGTTGAACCGTTTTTCTGAACCTTACTCAAGCGAACCTTTATACAACGTATTTAAGCCTACTCCAGCAGCAGCCAAGTGGATGGCAGCACAAGAACGTGCCCGACTAGGGATTCCAATTTCTAGCCCTATTAGAGATATGTGGGGAATTTTAGAAAGTGAAGGTGTCAGGGTTATGGCATGGAATCTTGTGACCCCTAAATTAGGAGGATGTTTCATTTTTTCTCATTTTCTTGGTTCCTTCGTTTTAGTAAAAAGAAATCTGGGGGATTATTCAACCAATAAGTTGAATTTCGTGTTGGCACATGAATATTGCCATCATTTGATTCATCGCCAGCAAAAAGGTATTACCTGCGATCCGAATGGACACTACCGTAAACCAGAAGAATACTTTGCTCAATGGTTTGCTGCTAATTTTCTAATGCCAGAAGAAGCAATAGTTCCACGATTAACTACTTATCTAGAGAATTATAACGGAGAGATTACTGCTGAAATTGTGATGCATTTGGCATTAGATTTTGGAGTTAGCTATCAAGCAATGCTGTATCGTATGGCTGATAAAAAGGTTGAATTAATTGAAAAAAGCGTCTATCAACAATTATCCCAAGAAAAACCAAAACAACTACTAGCTAAAATTGGTCGTTCTGTCCCTCGCTTAGAAAAAGTCAATCAATTTCCTGATGAGTACACAGAAATGGCATTTGAGGCATATCGTTTAGGTCAAATTAGCTTAGGCAAGTTAGCTGAATTGTTAGAATGTTCTATAGAGGAAGCAAAATCTCAATTAAAAGCTAGAGATATTCCCCTCGATATGGGAGTTGATTCGGATTCAGAATTATTAAGCGACATAGAGAACGCTTAG
- a CDS encoding type II toxin-antitoxin system RelE/ParE family toxin, which translates to MSEIVWTESAVDDLNRHYDFIKLNNPDAASRAVQAIVSSGESLRQNPRRGAIVDEIAGLRKLLVSFGKYGFIIHYVILEDDVVILRVYHGRENRPR; encoded by the coding sequence ATGTCCGAGATAGTTTGGACAGAAAGTGCAGTTGATGACTTAAATCGTCATTATGATTTTATCAAACTTAATAATCCTGATGCAGCTTCCCGTGCAGTACAAGCAATTGTCTCTTCAGGGGAGAGTTTACGGCAGAACCCCCGTCGAGGTGCAATTGTAGATGAAATAGCAGGACTACGAAAACTTTTAGTTTCTTTTGGTAAATACGGTTTTATAATTCACTACGTTATTCTTGAGGATGATGTTGTTATTTTACGTGTCTATCACGGGCGAGAAAATCGACCTCGTTAG